The Nitrospira sp. sequence GAGCGAGCGGAACATCTTCGAGGCCTTGCGGACCCGGCTTATTTCGTTGGGATTGTCACTGCGCAGCGTATTCTGGCTGACAGGTATCCTGGCATTCTTTATCTCCCCTGTGGCCGATAATCTCACGACGGCTTTGGTGATGGGCGCGGTGGTCATGGCAATCGGCGGAGAGAACGGGCGCTTCATCGCCTTGGGATGTATCAATGTGGTCGTGGCGGCCAATGCCGGCGGCGCGTTTAGCCCGTTCGGAGATATCACGACGCTGATGGTCTGGCAAAAAGGCGTGGTGCAATTCGGAGATTTTTTTGCGCTCTTTGTTCCATCACTCGTCAACTGGCTTGTGCCGGCGACCGCGATGTCAATGACAATCCCGCGCGACAAGCCGGCAGCCACAATGGAGGATGTGAAGGTCAAGCATGGCAGCTATCTCATTGTGCTGTTGTTTTTACTCACCATCGCCGGCACCGTGGTGCTGCACCATTTTCTTGAGATGCCTCCGTTTCTCGGCATGATGACCGGGCTCGGTGTCCTTAAGTCCTATGGGCATTTTATCCGGCGGAAGGAACTGGACGAATGGACGGATATTCCCGTGCTTGATGACGAGAATGCGGGGCAGAAGAATGGCTTATTGAAACCTGCCATAAAGCCGTTTGATATTTTCATCAGCATGAAACGCGTGGAATGGGACACGCTGATGTTCTTCTACGGCATCATGCTCTGCGTCGGCGGCCTTGGGGCGTTGGGGTATCTCGCCCTGCTGTCCGGTTTTCTGTATCAAGGCCTCGGTGCAACGGCCGCCAACATCCTCGTGGGAGTCTTGTCAGCGGTGATAGACAACATCCCCATCATGTTCGCCGTATTGGGCATGAACCCCGATATGAACCTCGGCCAGTGGCTTCTGGTCACGCTGACCGCGGGGGTCGGGGGGTCGCTTCTGTCGATTGGTTCGGCTGCCGGAGTAGCGCTCATGGGCCAAGCGCGGGGGATCTATACCTTTAGGGCACACCTGAAATGGACTTGGGCGATTGCATTGGGCTATGCGGCCAGTATCGGCCTTCACTTAGTGATGAACGGGCACCTTCTGTCCTTCCGCTGACGGCAGCCAGGAAAATGGCTGGTCCAGGCAGCATATCTATCGAGGAGATCGGCGGCCGTGTGGCAGCTTTACCTGCACTCTCGCCGAAGCACTGAACCCTGTGCGCAACTAAATTACGCTTGTGTCGTGGAACCATCCTAAGCACCGCAATAATAACTCGCTGTGACAGCTGTTCGAGGATCTTCCGTGATGAAAGTGGTCTGAAGCCATGATTGTTGACACGCGCCAATTCTCCAATCGGCCGTGGCCATCTATCCCAGATCCGATCAGGAAGAAATGGAATGGGGCATGACTTGGGGGATTTTTTTCTTAAGCGGACTCCTCATCATCGCTGCGGAAAACTCTCCCGGTACGGCGACCGGATCGCCGAGCACTCCGGTCTTGGACGACTGTGGATCGGGGTGGTGCTGCTAGCAGGAGCGACCTCGCTACCGGAACTGGTCACGATGTTTGCAGCCGTGCGCTTGGGTGCGTTTGATCTAGCGGTGGGCAATCTGTTCGGGAGCAATGCCTTCAACATGGCGATCTTGTTGCTCGCAGATGTCGCTTACCAGAAAGGTCCCTTGCTCGCAGCAGTCGAATCGACCCACGCTGTAACGGCCTTTGTGAGTATATTACTGATGAGCGTAGGGGTTATGGGGATGATCTATCGAGCGGAAAAACGCTTCATGCTCATCGAGCCGGACAGTCTCTTGATGATCGTGGGCTATGTGTTGGGGATGTGGCTCATTTTTCGCTTAGGCAGTTGAAACCATAGGGGTTAAGAACTGCGGCATCGTGGCAAGCTACCTATTCCAGCAGAAGCTACTTCCTACTCGTCGCCAACGGCAGTAATGAGACTTAGCTTTATTTTGCCGGACGAAAGCTCAACGTCTGAGGCCATGCGTTCTACTTCGTGGATATACAGTTCCAGCCTCCTTCCTTGGTCATCTTGCCATGAGGGCGGAAGAGTTCGCCTGACGGCCCACGTACTTGCAACCCCTCTAAAAGATAACCATCCAGTATAGTTAGTCCTTGTGAACTGGACGGACAAATCGGCTCGATGCGGATTGAATCGAACGAAAACACTATGTAGAATGAGTGCATTAGATCTAGAATTATTGAGGAGCACTAGGGTGCCTAACGGGAACTCAACCTCTATTGCTGCCTTCTTATGGTAGGATTTGATCACTATGCTTTCCATCAGCGGTTGCTGCCGTTTTTCTTATAGCTTGCAAGGCGCATTCTTGATCCTGTTCCTATGTCTCTGCGTCGCCCTTCAAATGTTGGGAGTGCCTGTGACGCTTTTGGATCTTGAAGGCTCCGCTGATCTCTCCGCCGCCACTGCCCTAGAAGGGTTGTCTCTCCCACCGAATCCACTCGCTTTGCTCGTCCACAATGGATCGAGCATGCTCCCTGAAATGCCCTTGACAGTTGATACCCCGCTCCTGCCGAATTCCCTCTTCCATCCTCCGCTCATCTAGTTCTTACACATTCCAGTCGCTGGCTCACCCTGAGCTGTGCAGGACGGCCTGACACCACCGCAATTCAGTCAGTGCGACTGTCGCCTCTCACGGTGTGAGGAGGACGAAATCTTTGGGTTCGATTCTGATCATTGGAGGAATCGACCATGACCGAATATTTCTATAAAGGACGGTCCATCCAACTCCTACCAAACCTGGAGGACGACGGCACATGGGTTTGCCGATACCTCATTACTGAAAAGGGGCACCTCACTTCTGGTTCCATACTGGGGCACCCTGAAATCAGGTTCCCGACCAGGAAAGAGGCCCAGTCGGCGGCCCTCAAAGCTGCGCAAGATGTGATCGATGTACGTGGACCCCTTAGCGGATCGATCAGATGATCGCTGATGATCACACCGCACGGAGGGAAGGCATTGAATGGAACGGGTTTTTTGTTTGATGCGATGGAGGGACAGTCAATGCCGGACTATAATCATCGCAAGATCGAATTGACTCCCAGACGACATAGTGATGAGAATTGGAGCTGTCAGTATGTGATTATTGAATTCAGACAAACGTCCTGGGGATATCGCCAGGGACAGCCTGACGGAATCTTCGCATCCCGCCCGGATGCCACAGCAGGAGCTCTGAAAGAGGCGAAACGCATCAGTGATTCATTCGAACCTACCTTGGTTGTTGGAACGTATGCGGACAGGTTAAGAAAAATGATACTCTCCTTCCTTCAAGGCTTGTGCATAGGTAAATTCCGTTCGAATCCAAGCCGGGATCCACGCCAAAGGGAAAGAGCTCCGTCGAGGCAGGAGGGTTGAATAGCAATAGCAGGAAAGATCTATCTTCTCATCATACGCCTGGTTCACGCAGCGACGTATGTTTTCAGGTATAACCACCCAACCGACAAGGTGCGCTACCTGAGTTAATAGCAAGGGTGGAGCATGAAAAGGCAGTAGTAGGTATGAATACGACTGAAACGAAATATGATATTGTAAAAGGAGAGAGCTTACACGCTGGATCGGGCCAACATCCTATACATGAACCCCAGCGCTTGTCGGAACAGGCCACCGAGCCACTTTGCCAACCTGTGGTATGGTCGGCATCACGTAGGACTGGAACCGGCAACACAACCTTCGTGTTCATTCAGCGTCAGGTGGAGTAGCTTCTGACTTTTCTCAGTACCACCGTCTTATTTGTGGCGACGGCCATTGCCGTGCCGGCGATTGGGTCACCGCCTGATGACCCAACGCGTCTGTGGACGTTTGACAACGATCCACCACAAGCACTTCCCACTGAGTTTCAGGTGGGTACCTTGTTTGATGGAAGACCCGCCGGTGAGTGGAAGGTCCTTGAAACTGATCGCGCACCAAGTCCCTCTCGCGTTCTGGGTCAACTTATGGGAAAGGGTGCAGAGCACGCGTATAAGACGGTACTTATCACGGGGATCAATGCATCCGACCTCGAGCTTCAGGTCTCATTTTTGCCGATTGAGGGCAAAGCCGATATGGGAGGCGGCCTGATTTGGCGGGCCACCGATGATCGCAACTACTACCTGACGAGAGCGAATCCACTGGAACAGAATGTTCGCATCTACCGGGTCGTCAAGGGCATCCGGCATATGCTTAAGAACTTCGATCAGATCATTGATATCCGACAGTGGCATACACTTCGTGTCGTCACGAAAGGATGCCAGATCCAAGTATTCTTCGATGAGAAGCCGGTCTTTGATCTGTGTGACCAGACCTTCACCTCCGGCCATATCGGACTCTGGACGAAATCGGATGCCATCACCTATTTCGACGATCTTAAACTCCAGATTGCGCGCTGAGCATGCCCATGAGTAATGGCCGGGAGGAGATTGCTCCTAGACAGTCGTGCGGGGCGCATACATGATGACGGCCATGCCCACAAAACAAATAACACCTCCAATGATGTCGAATCGGTCCGGGCGAGCGCCGTTGAGAGCCCAACCCCACAGTAAGGACAGCAGGATAAACATTCCACCGTATGCCGCGTAGACTCGTCCGAAGTGTGCCGGTTGTAAGGTTGAAATCACGCCATACAGAATCAGAATGGCAGCGCCCGCCGCGCCGTAGCTCCAATGCTTGCCCTCTCTCATCGCGAGCCAGATCAAGTATCCGCCGCCGATTTCACATAAGCCGGCGAGCACAAACAGTCCTAACGAACTAAAGACGGACATTCTTGCATCCTTTCCGAGTGGCCCGACACTCACGATGGCTTTTATTGCAGGACCATTCAGGCACGTGAAGATTGGCCCTCCTTAAAGGCTACCAGCGCGATCGCACAAGCACCAAACGTTGCCCCCACATAGAATGTGAATGGCGCGCCGAATTGTTCCCATACGATGCCCGCGAGCGCGCTTGCGGCCAGCAGAGCCAACCCGCAGGCCAGATTGAAAAAGCCGTATGCTGTCCCGCGTAAATCCGCGGGTGAGGCACCGGCAACCATAGCGGCGAGCAAACCTTGCGTCATCCCCATATGTACACCCCACAAGACGACGCCCACCAGCACCACACCCCAGTGATTGTTGACGGCTAACACCACATCGGCGGCCATCAGGACGATCAGTCCTAATACCAGCAGCTTCGTGTGGCTCATCGTATCCGAGAGCTTGCCAAACGGATACGCCGATAATGCATAGATTAGATTCATGGCAACCATGATTAAAGGGACGAGAGCGATGGGCATTCCCCCTTGCTGGGCGCGGAGGACAAGAAAGGCCTCACTGAACCGTGCCAACGTGAAGACCGATCCTATTCCCACCACCCACCAATAGGCGGAGTCGAGCCGCCGGAGATTATCCCTCCGAATCGGGTTTGTCCTTGTCTCGGTTTGACGGCATTCAGGCTCCCGAACCCCGAAAACCAGGAGGGCCACGGCCATCACGCCCGGGATAACAGCTACCCAGAAAACTGCCCGAAAGTCATTGGCCCAAAGAAGCATCAATCCGACGGCCACCAATGGGCCAACGAACGCGCCGACAGTATCCAGCGACTGCCGCAAACCGAACGCTGCGCCTCGGAGATGTAGCGGTGCGATGTCCGCCACCAATGCATCCCGCGGTGCCCCCCGTACTCCCTTTCCGACTCGATCCAGCAATCGTGCGCTTAACACCATGCCCACCCCCGGAGCGAGCGCAAAGAGGGGTTTGGTGATTGCGGACAACGCATAGCCAAACACGGCCAGCGCCTTACGTTTTCCAAGATAGTCGCTCAGCGTGCCGGAAAATACTTTGACGACCAGAGCAAGGGATTCGGCTAAACCTTCGACAAGACCGACGGCAATGGTGCTTGCGCCAAGCGTTGTGACCATGAACAACGGCAACAGGCTGTGAATCATTTCCGATGAGATGTCCATCAGCATGCTGACGAAGCCCAGTGCCCAGATACCGGATGGAATGTGACTTTGTGAACGGTTCATCTGTGACTGCATCAACGCTGGAAACTAGGGTGGAGAAGTCGACTGAACACCGTGCCCGTAACCATTCCGGAACCTTTCATGAAGTAAGACAATCCCTAGGCCCTGGAGCAAGTGTGGAAGACTGCGTCTCCCGTCGTTGAACGACCTTCTGCTCCATCCACCGATAGAGCACCGGCAACATTACAAGGGTCAACGCTGTCGACGAAATCAATCCGCCGATCACGACGGTCGCGAGCGGCCGTTGGATTTCGGAGCCTGGTCCCGTCACGAGGAGTAACGGGGTAAGTCCAAGCGCCGCCACGAACGCGGTCATCAATACCGGGCGAAGCCGCAAGACCATACCGGTCAGCACCGCCTCGTCAAGCGACATCCCCTGCTGTCGCAATTGGTTGATGTAGGCAATCTTTACCATCCCATTGAGCACTGCGACTCCGAACAGAGCGATGAAACCGACGGACG is a genomic window containing:
- the nhaD gene encoding sodium:proton antiporter NhaD, which encodes MRGHEMPSFINHWTGYAALAVFVAAYFLVIVEESLHLRKSKPVMVAAGMIWILTAFAYGAQNQSHAAAEILRHNLLEYAELLLFLLSAMTFINTMSERNIFEALRTRLISLGLSLRSVFWLTGILAFFISPVADNLTTALVMGAVVMAIGGENGRFIALGCINVVVAANAGGAFSPFGDITTLMVWQKGVVQFGDFFALFVPSLVNWLVPATAMSMTIPRDKPAATMEDVKVKHGSYLIVLLFLLTIAGTVVLHHFLEMPPFLGMMTGLGVLKSYGHFIRRKELDEWTDIPVLDDENAGQKNGLLKPAIKPFDIFISMKRVEWDTLMFFYGIMLCVGGLGALGYLALLSGFLYQGLGATAANILVGVLSAVIDNIPIMFAVLGMNPDMNLGQWLLVTLTAGVGGSLLSIGSAAGVALMGQARGIYTFRAHLKWTWAIALGYAASIGLHLVMNGHLLSFR
- a CDS encoding DUF1080 domain-containing protein, which codes for MATAIAVPAIGSPPDDPTRLWTFDNDPPQALPTEFQVGTLFDGRPAGEWKVLETDRAPSPSRVLGQLMGKGAEHAYKTVLITGINASDLELQVSFLPIEGKADMGGGLIWRATDDRNYYLTRANPLEQNVRIYRVVKGIRHMLKNFDQIIDIRQWHTLRVVTKGCQIQVFFDEKPVFDLCDQTFTSGHIGLWTKSDAITYFDDLKLQIAR
- a CDS encoding MFS transporter encodes the protein MQSQMNRSQSHIPSGIWALGFVSMLMDISSEMIHSLLPLFMVTTLGASTIAVGLVEGLAESLALVVKVFSGTLSDYLGKRKALAVFGYALSAITKPLFALAPGVGMVLSARLLDRVGKGVRGAPRDALVADIAPLHLRGAAFGLRQSLDTVGAFVGPLVAVGLMLLWANDFRAVFWVAVIPGVMAVALLVFGVREPECRQTETRTNPIRRDNLRRLDSAYWWVVGIGSVFTLARFSEAFLVLRAQQGGMPIALVPLIMVAMNLIYALSAYPFGKLSDTMSHTKLLVLGLIVLMAADVVLAVNNHWGVVLVGVVLWGVHMGMTQGLLAAMVAGASPADLRGTAYGFFNLACGLALLAASALAGIVWEQFGAPFTFYVGATFGACAIALVAFKEGQSSRA
- a CDS encoding YnfA family protein, whose product is MSVFSSLGLFVLAGLCEIGGGYLIWLAMREGKHWSYGAAGAAILILYGVISTLQPAHFGRVYAAYGGMFILLSLLWGWALNGARPDRFDIIGGVICFVGMAVIMYAPRTTV